From a single Nitrospirota bacterium genomic region:
- a CDS encoding DUF2784 domain-containing protein — protein MMIYRYTADLVVLMHFLWIVFLIFGAFPGKRYRPIRIFHISGLGFAVIMQIFGWYCPLTHLELWLRQRHDPALAYTGSFIIHYIEKVVYLQLSPVIIFVLTLFLIAMSGCVYFRRKEK, from the coding sequence ATGATGATATACAGGTACACGGCAGACCTTGTGGTCCTTATGCATTTTCTCTGGATAGTGTTTCTGATCTTTGGCGCGTTTCCCGGAAAAAGGTATCGCCCCATCAGGATCTTCCATATCAGCGGACTGGGGTTCGCAGTGATCATGCAGATATTCGGATGGTACTGTCCCCTGACTCACCTCGAATTATGGCTGAGACAAAGGCATGATCCGGCTCTTGCCTATACAGGATCGTTTATTATCCATTATATCGAGAAAGTGGTATACCTGCAGCTTTCTCCGGTAATCATCTTTGTGTTAACCTTATTCCTGATCGCGATGTCCGGTTGTGTTTACTTCAGGAGAAAAGAGAAATGA
- the lipA gene encoding lipoyl synthase has translation MRLPDWIKAGHLGGLHRTKRILREYGVTTVCEEARCPNAGKCFSKPTAAFMILGAKCTRHCGFCAIESSPPDTPDRGEPVRVALVAREMRLRHVVITSVTRDDLHDGGAGHFAETVASIREYLPDAGIEVLTPDFQGNLGSLDTVLQSQPDVYNHNIETVQGLYLSVRPLADYRRSLKILEYAKCRAPQISTKSGFMLGLGETPDEIISTLRDLRDVGCDIITMGQYLRPARANLPVSKYISPDFFEQLRITALSMGFNYAASGPLVRSSMNAEEMYNNNTAQNRFADRCKHTGSPAFTTRLIREAGDAMSPGIVVGETVITSQELLLKNTGTEQDRPRKG, from the coding sequence GTGAGACTCCCGGATTGGATAAAAGCAGGACACCTTGGAGGACTTCACCGTACAAAAAGGATCTTGAGGGAGTACGGGGTTACTACAGTCTGTGAAGAAGCACGGTGCCCGAATGCAGGGAAATGTTTCTCCAAACCCACCGCTGCGTTCATGATTCTGGGTGCGAAATGCACCAGGCACTGCGGTTTTTGTGCTATTGAATCTTCGCCGCCAGATACCCCTGACAGGGGAGAGCCCGTGAGGGTGGCACTGGTTGCACGGGAGATGAGGCTCAGGCATGTGGTGATCACCTCTGTGACACGTGATGATCTGCATGACGGGGGAGCTGGACACTTTGCAGAAACTGTCGCCTCGATAAGGGAATATCTTCCTGATGCCGGCATTGAGGTTCTCACTCCGGACTTTCAGGGCAACCTGGGCAGTCTTGACACAGTCCTGCAGTCACAGCCTGATGTCTATAACCACAATATCGAGACTGTACAGGGCCTGTACCTGTCCGTCAGGCCGCTGGCTGATTACCGGCGCTCACTGAAGATTCTGGAATATGCAAAATGCAGGGCACCGCAAATCTCCACAAAATCCGGGTTCATGCTCGGGCTCGGGGAAACCCCTGATGAGATTATCAGCACGCTGAGAGACCTGAGGGATGTTGGCTGCGACATCATCACTATGGGACAGTATCTCCGGCCTGCACGCGCAAACCTTCCCGTGAGCAAATATATCAGTCCTGATTTCTTTGAGCAGCTTCGGATAACCGCCCTTTCCATGGGCTTCAACTATGCAGCCTCCGGGCCGTTGGTGAGAAGTTCAATGAATGCAGAAGAGATGTATAATAATAACACGGCACAAAACCGGTTCGCGGACCGGTGCAAACATACGGGGTCGCCTGCATTCACCACGCGTCTCATACGGGAAGCAGGAGATGCGATGTCTCCGGGAATCGTGGTTGGCGAAACGGTGATAACGTCGCAGGAACTTCTTCTGAAAAACACAGGCACAGAACAAGACAGGCCTCGCAAAGGCTGA
- the mazG gene encoding nucleoside triphosphate pyrophosphohydrolase, protein MNNAMDFQDLLTIMQRLRDEKGCPWDKKQTRETLKPYIIEEAYELIEAIEENNPEKIKEELGDLLFQIVFQCQLGKEQGEFSFPDVIEHIGTKMISRHPHVFGDAECGTPEELIQQWEVLKKKEGKLRDSILEGVPSAMSSLLRAHRLQKRAAQAGFDWEKVEDVLKKVDEEMNELKAALRSGKREEMEDELGDIFFMLVNLSRFMKINPEDAHRKTISKFIRRFRYIEMKAAEQGMELADMTLEEMDRLWDEAKGKERKG, encoded by the coding sequence GTGAACAACGCAATGGATTTTCAGGATTTGCTAACCATCATGCAGAGGCTGAGGGACGAAAAAGGCTGCCCGTGGGACAAAAAGCAGACCAGGGAAACCCTCAAGCCGTATATCATCGAAGAAGCATACGAACTCATTGAAGCGATTGAGGAAAACAATCCCGAAAAGATCAAGGAAGAACTCGGGGATCTCCTTTTCCAGATAGTCTTTCAGTGCCAGCTGGGCAAAGAGCAGGGTGAGTTCAGCTTCCCGGATGTCATAGAACATATCGGGACCAAGATGATCTCACGGCATCCGCATGTCTTCGGAGATGCCGAATGCGGGACTCCCGAAGAGCTTATACAGCAATGGGAGGTGCTGAAAAAAAAGGAGGGCAAGCTCCGAGACTCAATCCTCGAAGGGGTTCCGTCAGCGATGTCTTCCCTGCTCAGGGCGCATAGACTTCAGAAAAGGGCGGCACAGGCGGGGTTCGACTGGGAAAAGGTCGAAGACGTCCTGAAGAAAGTCGATGAGGAGATGAACGAGCTGAAGGCAGCCCTTCGATCCGGGAAGCGGGAAGAGATGGAAGATGAACTGGGAGATATTTTCTTCATGCTCGTGAATCTTTCCAGGTTCATGAAAATCAACCCGGAGGATGCCCACCGGAAAACCATCAGCAAATTCATCCGCCGCTTCCGCTACATCGAAATGAAGGCTGCAGAACAGGGCATGGAACTGGCGGATATGACCCTCGAAGAAATGGACAGGTTGTGGGACGAGGCAAAGGGAAAAGAACGCAAAGGTTAG
- a CDS encoding aminotransferase class I/II-fold pyridoxal phosphate-dependent enzyme — protein MLNLRIKRRLPYRPTERMNVVSYPIRDIVMEAKREEARGRKMIYLNIGDPPQYGFKPFRVIADRVKTALDENCQGYAPSEGDEQLRKNVAKIERCKPEDVFVVAGLTEGIDFFFHSFIGFGEKVLLPNPAYPLYISKAKQFEGDTVFYRHDAHGQIDVANLSRKIENAKAIIIINPNNPLGAVYSEQNLAEVVHLCAEYDVPIFYDGSYDQLTLEGRQIDFRKIAGKRVPYVYGSSLSKDFNYPGARIGWVAFHGDKWEYVKNAFFLLCNQRLSVNWEYQKAAAAAIADRTYPSYIANMRRDLIERRDAFIKVARKLPLSFPVPKGAFYAFIRIETQTWKKDMDFVRAALKEGVVFVPGSGFGRQEDGVYFRTTFLPAPEIIEEAFEKISRIL, from the coding sequence ATGTTGAATTTAAGAATAAAGCGGCGGTTACCCTACAGACCGACGGAAAGAATGAACGTCGTAAGTTATCCGATCCGGGATATCGTAATGGAGGCAAAGCGGGAGGAGGCGAGGGGCAGGAAAATGATTTACCTGAACATCGGCGATCCTCCCCAGTATGGCTTCAAGCCGTTCCGGGTGATCGCTGACCGGGTGAAGACCGCACTTGATGAAAATTGCCAGGGCTATGCCCCGTCCGAAGGCGACGAACAACTGAGGAAGAATGTGGCAAAGATCGAGAGATGCAAGCCCGAGGATGTTTTTGTTGTGGCGGGACTGACCGAGGGAATAGACTTTTTTTTCCATTCGTTCATCGGATTCGGTGAAAAGGTGCTTCTTCCAAACCCTGCATATCCGCTTTACATCAGCAAGGCAAAGCAGTTTGAAGGTGACACGGTATTCTACCGGCACGATGCGCATGGACAGATAGATGTTGCCAACCTTTCCAGGAAGATCGAGAATGCCAAGGCGATAATAATAATCAACCCGAATAACCCGCTGGGAGCAGTCTACTCCGAACAGAACCTGGCAGAGGTTGTGCATCTCTGCGCTGAATACGATGTCCCGATATTCTACGACGGCTCCTACGATCAGCTCACGCTCGAAGGCAGGCAGATCGACTTCAGGAAGATTGCGGGCAAACGGGTGCCATATGTATATGGGAGTTCACTGTCCAAGGATTTTAATTATCCCGGAGCACGGATAGGATGGGTAGCATTCCACGGAGACAAATGGGAATATGTCAAGAATGCGTTCTTTCTCCTGTGCAACCAGCGACTTTCAGTGAACTGGGAGTATCAGAAGGCTGCTGCCGCAGCTATTGCGGACCGGACATATCCTTCCTACATCGCGAATATGCGCAGGGACCTTATAGAGCGAAGGGATGCCTTCATTAAAGTTGCCAGAAAACTGCCGCTTTCATTCCCTGTGCCGAAAGGCGCTTTCTATGCATTCATTAGAATAGAGACACAGACATGGAAGAAGGACATGGACTTCGTACGGGCTGCGCTGAAGGAAGGGGTGGTCTTTGTGCCCGGGTCAGGATTTGGCAGGCAGGAGGACGGAGTGTATTTCAGAACCACGTTTCTCCCCGCTCCGGAGATAATAGAAGAGGCGTTCGAAAAAATCAGCCGCATACTGTGA